In Xiphophorus hellerii strain 12219 chromosome 8, Xiphophorus_hellerii-4.1, whole genome shotgun sequence, the genomic window GTCTGTGGGAAAAACGTTTGAGATGATTGTGGGGAACAtagattttcttaaaacataGATCGCATAATTTTTTGCATtgtctttttcttaaaattaacttttctcCTTGAACAAGAATGTAAATGAATAATATTACAAGGACGAAactattaaaatggcacattccCTAAATTCTAGATCAGCCTTTAATCGACACACCTTTGTTTATTCATCTCTCATTCAGGAGCAAAAATTTTAGGCTGCATGAAGGGGCtaaaaaaaggaattattttgaccttttttttttggttgtttttttctgaacccCTCAATGTTTTGTCATTCTTTTTTGCTTTAGGTAAACGTCTCATCTGCAGTTCTGAAGGCTGCTGCACACCATTATGGCTCCCAGTGTGACAAACCCAATAAAGAGTTTATGCTCTGTCGCTGGGAGGAGAAAGACCCAAGAAAGTGTTTACAAGAAGGGAGGAAGGTCAATGAATGTGCACTTAACTTCTTCAGGTAACTTTACTTATtcagcattttatgtttttggtacCTAGTTCATAAGAATGGAAACAGTGCCTGGCGCATTTACCCAAAATCTATGAAAGATGACATTTAGAAAGATTAGTTGACTAACTGGTTTCTTGAGTTCATGGTTCATATTTAAGGGTAAAAAATAAGTGTGTAACaattttctttgccttttcaGAGGAAAAATTCTTATTATATTTGAGAGAATTCAACACTGTGTTGATTGTGaagaataattacattttcagatttaaaaattgcatgCCTGCTGTCATCTGCAAAATGGATCCTAGGTCCTATGCTCAGAGAGTGATTAAAGATGTGGCTGAATGCTGGAGCCAACACAGTGCAGACCTTAGGAGTCCATATGAAACTCTGGTCATAAGAGGTTTGTGGTCAGAGTTTGTATGTTTCTTACTCAGTGATGGACATGTGGGAAGAAAATGTGGTCTGAAGTTGCAAATGTTCGTCCTAGATAGTTGTTTTTATGGACTTCAAAGCTGTTATATAGAttgaagatttaaaaagtttcaggTTTTGTGTCTTGTTCTGCAATTAGGCTTTGCAATTTATTATGGGCTGTAGAGGTTTGTAACTAAAACTAGTGCTGAACAACAGTAGGAGAAAAAGCTGGTGAGATTTTAAGTTGAATGGAGGGAGGATTGATGATGTAAGGTTcatgttttatgaaatattttagaaattcaACCTCAAACAGTTTatatggtgttttttttataatgtggCAGATTGACTTGTTGAGAAGGGCAAAGTTTAATGCTGTTTATATAGCAGCTGTCTTTAAATTTGAAAGTAGTTCCACATTTCTGTACATATGGCGATAAGACATTTTACACCTTGATAATGAgttataaaaaatagtttttataaaagtaaatttaCCAACTTCAAAATTTTGGTTGAACATTTgtttactttatgttttctGAGACACATTTTGATGTCAACAGTTGGTTTCCATTGTGTAAAAGGTAGTCCCAAAAGCTGTAACCATATAACTATGGgtctttttttcatgtgtttattaTTTGTCATCTTATATGGGAGTCAGCATTTTCCAAGTCtgaaaaaatactgtaattttgaCAATATCTACAACAATAAAATTGGTCCGACCTATTTGGACGTTTCTGAACAATATATctagtttttaaagaaaaatgtctccAGTTTTACAGCAGTATGCCACTTGTCTGTTGCTTTGATGTTTTTCTAGGTGACAAACATCATctctgaaaaccagaaaataaacttttttctttgctgacaATTGTGAGTCACACTTAGCAGTAGATTGAATTATAATTGCATGTCTGTATACATCTCAGACAAATCAAGGGAAACTGTGCTGAGTCCTTCACGGAGTACTGGACCTGCTTGGATTACACCAACCTGACAGAACTACGTCACTGCCGCAAACAGCAGCAAGCTTTTGACAGCTGTGTCCTTGATAAGTTGGGCTGGGTGAGACCTGACCTGGGAGATCTATCTAAGGTGAGACAGACGAACGTACTGTGATTCTTTATTTGTGCTGATTATTACGCACCCCAACACAAAATGTTCACCATCTGATAACCTTGAGTAAAATTGACACTGTTTCAACATCTGATGGTATTACTAAAACGTATTATATGATCTAATTGCTTTTAATGAACAGACACATTGTGTCTGACATTAATTTTTACTCTAATTTTGATATAGATATTTATGATAAATCTAATCAACACCATCTACA contains:
- the ndufa8 gene encoding NADH dehydrogenase [ubiquinone] 1 alpha subcomplex subunit 8, encoding MPTTLEVPTLQDLKVDEVNVSSAVLKAAAHHYGSQCDKPNKEFMLCRWEEKDPRKCLQEGRKVNECALNFFRQIKGNCAESFTEYWTCLDYTNLTELRHCRKQQQAFDSCVLDKLGWVRPDLGDLSKVTKVSTSRPLPENPYHSRPRPEPNPAIEGNLEPAKHGSRLFFWTW